The Streptomyces sp. CC0208 genome window below encodes:
- a CDS encoding PspC domain-containing protein, translating to MSRLARPTDGRMIGGVCAALARRFGTSATTMRVIFLVSCLLPGPQFLLYIALWILFPSEDKAQTAW from the coding sequence ATGTCCCGCCTCGCCCGCCCCACCGACGGCCGCATGATCGGCGGAGTGTGTGCCGCGCTGGCACGGCGCTTCGGCACCTCCGCGACCACGATGCGCGTGATCTTCCTGGTGTCCTGTCTGCTGCCGGGCCCGCAGTTCCTGCTCTACATAGCCCTGTGGATCCTGTTCCCCTCGGAGGACAAGGCCCAGACCGCCTGGTGA
- a CDS encoding phospho-sugar mutase, with protein MQDDLIARARTWLAEDPDPDTRNELAGLIEAGDVTELTARFGGTLQFGTAGLRGELGAGPMRMNRAVVIRAAAGLAAYLKKHGSTDGLVVIGYDARHKSEDFARDTAAVMTGAGLNAAVLPRPLPTPVLAYAIRHLGAVAGVEVTASHNPPRDNGYKVYLGDGSQIVPPADAEIAAEIDAIRSLDDVPRPDTGWQTLDDSVLDAYLARTDAVLAENSPRTARTVYTAMHGVGKDTLLAAFARAGFPAPELVAEQADPDPDFPTVAFPNPEEPGAMDLAFAKAGETDPDLIIANDPDADRCAVAVKEDGTWRMLRGDEVGALLAAHLVTRGVRGTFAESIVSSSLLGRIAEKAGLPYEETLTGFKWIARVEGLRYGYEEALGYCVDPEGVRDKDGITAALLITELASELKEQNRTLPDLLDDLAVTHGLHATDQLAVRVEDLSVIARAMEQLREHPPTALAGLAITKAEDLTRGTDKLPPTDGLRYTLDGARVIVRPSGTEPKLKCYLEVVVPVATHADLPAARARATDLLTAVKRDLSAAAGI; from the coding sequence GTGCAAGACGATCTCATCGCCCGGGCCAGGACCTGGCTCGCCGAGGACCCCGACCCGGACACCCGCAACGAGCTCGCGGGGCTCATCGAGGCCGGAGACGTCACCGAACTCACCGCCCGCTTCGGCGGCACCCTCCAGTTCGGCACCGCCGGCCTCCGCGGCGAACTCGGCGCAGGACCGATGCGCATGAACCGCGCGGTCGTCATCCGAGCCGCCGCAGGCCTCGCCGCGTACCTCAAGAAGCACGGCAGCACCGACGGCCTCGTGGTCATCGGCTACGACGCCCGCCACAAGTCGGAGGACTTCGCGCGGGACACCGCCGCCGTGATGACCGGCGCGGGCCTGAACGCGGCGGTCCTCCCCCGCCCCCTCCCCACCCCCGTCCTCGCGTACGCGATAAGGCACCTCGGCGCGGTGGCCGGCGTGGAGGTCACCGCCAGCCACAACCCGCCCCGCGACAACGGCTACAAGGTCTACCTCGGCGACGGCTCCCAGATCGTCCCGCCCGCCGACGCGGAGATCGCCGCCGAGATCGACGCCATCCGCTCCCTCGACGACGTCCCCCGCCCCGACACCGGCTGGCAGACCCTCGACGACAGCGTCCTGGACGCCTACCTCGCCCGCACAGACGCCGTACTCGCCGAGAACTCCCCCCGCACGGCCCGCACCGTCTACACGGCGATGCACGGGGTCGGCAAGGACACCCTCCTCGCCGCCTTCGCCCGAGCCGGCTTCCCCGCCCCGGAACTCGTCGCCGAACAGGCGGATCCCGACCCCGACTTCCCGACCGTCGCCTTCCCGAACCCGGAGGAGCCCGGCGCGATGGACCTCGCCTTCGCGAAGGCCGGGGAGACGGACCCGGACCTGATCATCGCGAACGACCCCGACGCGGACCGCTGCGCGGTGGCGGTCAAGGAAGACGGCACCTGGCGCATGCTGCGGGGCGACGAGGTGGGCGCCCTCCTCGCCGCCCACCTGGTGACCCGCGGAGTGCGCGGCACGTTCGCCGAGTCGATCGTCTCCTCCTCCCTCCTCGGCCGGATCGCCGAGAAGGCGGGCCTGCCCTACGAGGAGACCCTCACCGGCTTCAAGTGGATCGCCCGCGTGGAGGGCCTGCGCTACGGCTACGAGGAGGCCCTCGGCTACTGCGTGGACCCCGAGGGCGTACGGGACAAGGACGGCATCACCGCGGCCCTCCTCATCACGGAGCTCGCCTCCGAGCTGAAGGAACAGAACCGCACGCTCCCCGACCTCCTCGACGACCTCGCCGTGACCCACGGCCTGCACGCCACGGACCAGCTCGCGGTGCGCGTGGAGGACCTGTCGGTCATCGCCCGGGCGATGGAGCAGCTACGCGAGCACCCGCCGACCGCGCTCGCGGGCCTGGCCATCACGAAGGCCGAGGACCTCACGCGCGGCACGGACAAGCTCCCGCCCACCGACGGCCTGCGCTACACGCTGGACGGCGCGCGCGTCATCGTCCGCCCGAGCGGCACCGAGCCCAAGCTCAAGTGCTACCTGGAGGTGGTCGTCCCGGTAGCCACCCACGCCGACCTCCCGGCGGCCCGCGCCAGGGCGACGGACCTGCTGACCGCCGTCAAGCGGGACCTCTCGGCGGCAGCCGGCATCTGA
- a CDS encoding ATP-binding protein, protein MKQSAAKTLGVAALGAAFAAVGAGAANAAPAVPNATQALGSVSQGLPTENVTKSLPGAGEALAQAQPAVATGVSAAQPAVEKVLADGPTGPVAGLLGGLPIAQVLPFGGTALNGLPLG, encoded by the coding sequence ATGAAGCAGTCTGCTGCCAAGACCCTCGGTGTCGCCGCCCTCGGTGCCGCCTTCGCCGCCGTCGGCGCGGGTGCCGCGAACGCCGCTCCGGCGGTCCCGAACGCCACCCAGGCGCTCGGCTCCGTCTCCCAGGGGCTCCCCACCGAGAACGTCACCAAGTCGCTGCCGGGCGCCGGTGAGGCGCTGGCGCAGGCCCAGCCGGCGGTCGCCACGGGCGTCTCGGCCGCGCAGCCCGCCGTCGAGAAGGTGCTCGCCGACGGCCCGACCGGGCCAGTCGCCGGTCTCCTCGGCGGTCTGCCGATCGCCCAGGTCCTGCCTTTCGGCGGCACCGCCCTCAACGGTCTGCCGCTCGGCTGA
- a CDS encoding aldehyde dehydrogenase family protein — MSDKSEQQRLSVFKTYKLYVGGKFPRSESGRVYEVTDSKGKWLANAPQSSRKDARDAVVAARKAFGGWAGATAYNRGQVLYRVAEMLEGRRAQFVHEVADAEGLSKSRAAEQVEATIDRWVWYAGWTDKIAQVVGGGNPVAGPYFNLSSPEPTGVVAVLAPQESSFLGLVSVLAPVIATGNTAVVIASESSPLPALSLGEVLATSDVPGGVVNVLSGRTAEIAAPLASHQDVNAIDLAGADEVLAKELEIAAADNLKRVLRPQPVDDWTATPGIDRLTAFLETKTVWHPTGSLGASGSAY, encoded by the coding sequence ATGTCCGATAAGTCCGAGCAGCAGCGTCTGTCTGTCTTCAAGACCTACAAGCTGTACGTCGGCGGGAAGTTCCCGCGTTCCGAGAGCGGCCGGGTGTACGAGGTGACGGACTCGAAGGGCAAGTGGCTGGCGAACGCACCGCAGTCGAGCCGCAAGGACGCCCGTGACGCGGTCGTGGCCGCGCGCAAGGCGTTCGGCGGCTGGGCCGGCGCGACGGCGTACAACCGCGGCCAGGTCCTCTACCGTGTCGCGGAGATGCTGGAGGGCCGCAGGGCGCAGTTCGTCCACGAGGTGGCCGACGCCGAGGGCCTGTCGAAGTCCAGGGCGGCCGAGCAGGTCGAGGCGACGATCGACCGCTGGGTCTGGTACGCGGGCTGGACCGACAAGATCGCCCAGGTGGTCGGTGGCGGCAACCCGGTGGCCGGACCGTACTTCAACCTGTCCTCGCCCGAGCCGACGGGCGTGGTCGCCGTCCTGGCCCCGCAGGAGTCGTCGTTCCTGGGCCTGGTCTCGGTGCTGGCCCCGGTGATCGCGACGGGCAACACGGCGGTCGTGATCGCTTCGGAGAGCTCTCCCCTGCCCGCCCTGTCCCTGGGCGAGGTCCTGGCCACCTCCGACGTCCCCGGAGGCGTGGTCAACGTCCTGTCGGGCCGTACGGCGGAGATCGCGGCCCCCCTCGCCTCCCACCAGGACGTCAACGCGATCGATCTGGCGGGTGCGGACGAGGTCCTCGCCAAGGAGCTGGAGATCGCGGCGGCGGACAACCTGAAGCGGGTCCTGCGTCCACAGCCTGTGGACGACTGGACGGCGACTCCGGGCATCGACCGTCTGACGGCGTTCCTGGAGACGAAGACGGTGTGGCACCCGACGGGATCGCTGGGCGCGTCCGGGTCGGCGTACTGA
- a CDS encoding uridine kinase: protein MLLCGPSGSGKSLLSARSGLPVLRLDDFYKEGDDPTLPLVAGSSDIDWDHPGSWDADTAVAAIVDLCRTGRTKIPVYDISLSARTGEEAVEMGRTPLFIAEGIFAAEIVTRCRELGVLADALCLSRGPVRTFRRRFLRDLREGRKSVPFLLRRGWRLMRRERSIIARQTALGAHRCDRDEALGRLAAAAAGRRPAATPAA from the coding sequence GTGCTGCTCTGCGGCCCCTCCGGCTCCGGCAAGTCCCTTCTCTCGGCCCGTTCCGGTCTTCCGGTCCTCCGGCTCGACGACTTCTACAAGGAGGGCGACGACCCGACACTGCCGCTGGTGGCGGGGAGCTCCGACATCGACTGGGACCACCCCGGATCGTGGGACGCGGACACCGCGGTGGCGGCGATCGTCGACCTGTGCCGCACGGGCCGTACGAAGATCCCGGTCTACGACATCTCGCTGAGCGCCCGCACCGGCGAGGAGGCGGTCGAGATGGGCCGGACCCCGCTGTTCATCGCGGAGGGCATCTTCGCCGCCGAGATCGTCACCCGCTGCCGGGAGCTCGGTGTGCTGGCCGACGCGCTGTGTCTGAGCCGGGGTCCGGTGCGCACGTTCCGCCGCCGGTTCCTGCGGGATCTGCGCGAGGGCCGCAAGTCCGTGCCCTTCCTGCTGCGCCGCGGCTGGCGGCTGATGCGCCGGGAGCGCTCGATCATCGCCCGCCAGACCGCGCTGGGCGCCCACCGCTGCGACAGGGACGAGGCCCTCGGCCGCCTCGCCGCCGCGGCAGCGGGCCGCCGGCCGGCGGCGACTCCGGCGGCCTGA
- a CDS encoding aldehyde dehydrogenase family protein — translation MAPASASAFEYAPAPESRSVVDIAPSYGLFIDGEFVEAADGKVFKTVSPSTEEVLSEIAQAGEADVDRAVGAARKAFEKWSALPGSERAKYLFRIARIIQERSRELAVLETLDNGKPIKETRDADLPLVAAHFFYYAGWADKLEHAGFGASPRPLGVAGQVIPWNFPLLMLAWKIAPALATGNTVVLKPAETTPLSALFFADVCRQAGLPKGVVNILPGYGDTGAALVAHPDVNKVAFTGSTAVGKEIARTVAGTRKKLTLELGGKGANIVFDDAPIDQAVEGIVNGIFFNQGQVCCAGSRLLVQESIQDELLDSLKRRLSTLRLGDPLDKNTDIGAINSAEQLSRITSLVEKGAAEGAEPWSPECELPSSGYWFAPTLFTNVTQAHTIARDEIFGPVLSVLTFRTPDEAVAKANNTQYGLSAGIWTEKGSRILAVAGKLRAGVVWSNTFNKFDPTSPFGGYKESGFGREGGRHGLEAYLDVR, via the coding sequence ATGGCACCTGCATCCGCATCCGCATTCGAGTACGCCCCGGCTCCCGAGTCCCGCTCGGTCGTCGACATCGCCCCCTCCTACGGCCTGTTCATCGACGGCGAGTTCGTGGAGGCCGCCGACGGCAAGGTCTTCAAGACCGTCTCCCCGTCGACCGAGGAGGTCCTGTCCGAGATCGCCCAGGCGGGCGAGGCGGACGTCGACCGCGCGGTGGGGGCCGCCCGCAAGGCCTTCGAGAAGTGGTCGGCGCTGCCCGGCTCGGAGCGCGCCAAGTACCTGTTCCGCATCGCCCGGATCATCCAGGAGCGCAGCCGCGAGCTCGCCGTCCTGGAGACCCTGGACAACGGCAAGCCCATCAAGGAGACCCGCGACGCCGACCTCCCCCTGGTCGCCGCGCACTTCTTCTACTACGCGGGCTGGGCCGACAAGCTGGAGCACGCCGGGTTCGGGGCGAGCCCCAGGCCCCTCGGCGTGGCCGGCCAGGTCATCCCCTGGAACTTCCCGCTCCTGATGCTGGCGTGGAAGATCGCGCCCGCACTCGCCACCGGCAACACGGTCGTGCTGAAGCCCGCCGAGACGACCCCTCTCTCCGCGCTCTTCTTCGCGGACGTCTGCCGCCAGGCCGGCCTGCCCAAGGGTGTCGTCAACATCCTTCCGGGCTACGGCGACACGGGGGCCGCGCTCGTAGCCCACCCGGACGTCAACAAGGTGGCCTTCACCGGCTCGACGGCCGTCGGCAAGGAGATCGCGCGCACGGTCGCGGGCACCCGCAAGAAGCTCACCCTCGAACTGGGCGGCAAGGGCGCCAACATCGTCTTCGACGACGCCCCGATCGACCAGGCCGTCGAGGGGATCGTCAACGGCATCTTCTTCAACCAGGGCCAGGTCTGCTGCGCGGGCTCCCGGCTGCTGGTCCAGGAGTCGATCCAGGACGAGCTGCTGGACTCGCTCAAGCGCCGCCTGTCCACCCTGCGGCTCGGCGACCCGCTCGACAAGAACACCGACATCGGCGCGATCAACTCGGCCGAGCAGCTCTCGCGGATCACCTCGCTCGTCGAGAAGGGCGCGGCCGAGGGTGCCGAGCCCTGGTCCCCGGAGTGCGAACTCCCGTCCTCCGGCTACTGGTTCGCCCCGACGCTCTTCACGAACGTCACCCAGGCGCACACCATCGCGAGGGACGAGATCTTCGGCCCGGTGCTGTCGGTCCTCACCTTCCGCACCCCGGACGAGGCCGTCGCCAAGGCCAACAACACCCAGTACGGCCTGTCGGCGGGCATCTGGACCGAGAAGGGCTCGCGCATCCTGGCTGTCGCGGGCAAGCTCCGGGCCGGGGTCGTCTGGTCCAACACGTTCAACAAGTTCGACCCGACCTCGCCGTTCGGCGGTTACAAGGAGTCGGGGTTCGGCCGCGAGGGCGGCCGCCACGGCCTGGAGGCATACCTCGATGTCCGATAA
- a CDS encoding SigE family RNA polymerase sigma factor translates to MSTLHSNITSAVITRLHDVNGGRGSEKSGAVSGRGCARGTGRQHTAYMSVVDTSTGETHGGSSYREGSGERRSLSEAEFTAYVQERRASLYATAYHLTGDRFEAEDLLQSALFSTYRAWDRISDKAAVGGYLRRTMTNLHISAWRRRKLNEYPTEELPETPGDTDAMRGTELRAVLWQALARLPELQRTMLVLRYYEGRTDPEIAEILDISVGTVKSSIWRSLRRLREDEVLSFGRDEENAFGELVA, encoded by the coding sequence ATGAGCACGCTGCACAGCAACATCACCAGCGCAGTGATCACGCGCCTGCACGACGTGAACGGGGGGCGGGGTTCCGAGAAGTCCGGTGCCGTGAGCGGGCGGGGGTGCGCTCGCGGCACCGGGCGTCAGCACACCGCGTACATGTCGGTGGTTGACACCAGCACGGGGGAAACGCACGGGGGATCGTCGTACAGGGAGGGCTCGGGGGAGCGTCGTTCGCTGTCGGAGGCGGAGTTCACCGCCTACGTCCAGGAGCGCCGCGCCTCCCTGTACGCCACCGCCTACCACCTGACCGGTGACCGCTTCGAGGCCGAGGACCTGCTCCAGAGCGCGCTGTTCTCGACGTACCGGGCGTGGGACCGGATCAGTGACAAGGCCGCGGTCGGGGGCTACCTCCGCCGCACCATGACGAACCTGCACATCAGCGCGTGGCGCCGCCGCAAGCTGAACGAGTACCCGACCGAGGAACTGCCGGAGACGCCCGGCGACACGGACGCGATGCGCGGCACCGAACTGCGCGCGGTCCTGTGGCAGGCGCTCGCCCGGCTTCCCGAACTCCAGCGCACGATGCTGGTCCTTCGTTACTACGAGGGCCGCACCGACCCGGAGATCGCGGAGATCCTCGACATCAGTGTCGGCACGGTGAAGTCCAGCATCTGGCGGTCCCTGCGCCGCCTGCGCGAGGACGAGGTCCTCAGCTTCGGCCGTGACGAGGAGAACGCCTTCGGGGAGCTCGTCGCCTGA
- a CDS encoding HAMP domain-containing sensor histidine kinase, with the protein MTEAQGGLRDWFAARKGVWSRLRFTSLRLRLVVVFGLVALTAAVSASGIAYWLNREAVLTRAQDAVLRDFQQEMQNRAGALPEDPTQDELQRTAGQMAGSSQRFSVLLVASDAKGRTVYGNSGALDGFTLQDVPVSLREAVNEKQQVDSANKYAYHLYWQRTVAHDTPYLVAGTRVIGGGPTGYMLKSLEPEAKDLNSLAWSLGIATGLALIGSALLAQAAATTVLKPVHRLGVAARRLGEGRLDTRLRVSGTDELADLSRTFNYAAEALEKRVEDMSARDDASRRFVADMSHELRTPLTAITAVTEILEEELEAESGSMDPMIEPAVRLVVSETRRLNSLVENLMEVTRFDAGTARLVLDDVDVADQITACIDARAWLDAVELDAERGIHARLDPRRLDVILANLIGNALKHGGSPVRVAVRAADDEVVIGVRDHGPGIPEDVLPHVFDRFYKASASRPRSEGSGLGLSIALENAHIHGGEITAANSPDGGAVFTLRIPRDASELAEQLMEAKKADDGAKKGEA; encoded by the coding sequence GTGACCGAAGCACAAGGGGGGCTCCGCGACTGGTTCGCGGCTCGCAAGGGTGTCTGGTCACGGCTGCGCTTCACCAGCCTGCGGCTGCGTCTTGTCGTCGTGTTCGGCCTGGTGGCACTGACCGCCGCCGTGTCCGCGTCCGGGATCGCCTACTGGCTCAACCGCGAGGCGGTGCTCACCCGCGCCCAGGACGCGGTCCTGCGGGACTTCCAGCAGGAGATGCAGAACCGCGCAGGCGCCCTGCCCGAGGACCCCACGCAGGACGAACTCCAGCGGACGGCGGGGCAGATGGCGGGCAGCAGCCAGCGCTTCAGCGTGCTGCTCGTGGCCTCCGACGCCAAGGGCCGGACGGTGTACGGCAATTCGGGAGCCCTGGACGGCTTCACGCTCCAGGACGTGCCCGTGTCGCTGCGCGAGGCGGTGAACGAGAAGCAGCAGGTCGACTCCGCCAACAAGTACGCCTACCACCTGTACTGGCAGCGGACCGTCGCCCACGACACCCCGTATCTGGTCGCCGGGACACGGGTGATCGGCGGCGGCCCGACGGGCTACATGCTCAAGTCCCTCGAGCCGGAGGCCAAGGACCTCAACTCCCTGGCCTGGTCGCTGGGTATCGCCACCGGGCTCGCCCTGATCGGCTCCGCGCTGCTCGCGCAGGCCGCCGCGACGACCGTACTGAAGCCGGTGCACCGGCTGGGAGTCGCCGCCCGGCGGCTCGGCGAGGGCAGGCTGGACACCCGGCTCCGAGTGTCGGGCACCGACGAACTCGCGGACCTGTCACGGACGTTCAACTACGCGGCCGAGGCGCTGGAGAAGCGGGTCGAGGACATGTCCGCGCGCGACGACGCGTCCCGGCGTTTCGTGGCGGACATGAGCCACGAACTGCGCACTCCGCTCACCGCGATCACCGCGGTGACGGAGATCCTGGAGGAGGAGCTGGAGGCCGAGTCCGGCTCGATGGACCCGATGATCGAGCCGGCCGTGCGGCTGGTGGTCAGCGAGACCCGCAGGCTGAACTCCCTGGTCGAGAACCTCATGGAGGTCACCCGCTTCGACGCGGGTACGGCCCGGCTGGTCCTGGACGACGTCGACGTGGCCGACCAGATCACCGCGTGCATCGACGCGCGGGCGTGGCTGGACGCGGTGGAACTGGACGCCGAGCGCGGCATCCACGCCCGTCTTGACCCGCGGCGCCTGGACGTGATCCTCGCCAACCTGATCGGCAACGCGCTCAAGCACGGCGGTTCCCCGGTGCGGGTAGCGGTGCGCGCGGCGGACGACGAGGTGGTCATCGGGGTCCGCGACCACGGCCCCGGTATCCCCGAGGACGTGCTTCCCCATGTCTTCGACCGCTTCTACAAGGCCAGTGCCTCCCGCCCCCGCTCCGAGGGCAGCGGCCTGGGCCTCTCGATCGCCCTGGAGAACGCCCACATCCACGGCGGCGAGATCACCGCGGCGAACTCTCCCGACGGGGGTGCCGTCTTCACGCTGCGGATACCCCGGGACGCCTCGGAGCTCGCGGAACAGCTCATGGAGGCCAAGAAGGCCGACGACGGGGCGAAGAAGGGGGAGGCGTGA
- a CDS encoding PH domain-containing protein, whose protein sequence is MTTAPPESRDRIYRSPMALVGGCLLLVIIGWLGIDAVVSGTGRTPWLALAVLILVVPLVVAFTLRPAVFANDDRLRIRNPFRVIVVPWGQVEMFRSTFSNEVFVKSGTKYQLWAIPVSLRGRKKAARQTARQAARPSDARGSGRGLGLFGGGGMQADGFGGRTTVPEGPTRAETDKIMDELREMQEARGQAKASQGEVSVRWAYEIMGPALAGAVLVAILAALG, encoded by the coding sequence ATGACGACCGCACCCCCCGAGTCCAGGGACCGCATCTACCGCTCACCCATGGCGCTGGTCGGCGGTTGCCTGCTCCTCGTCATCATCGGCTGGCTGGGCATCGACGCCGTCGTCTCCGGCACCGGCCGCACACCGTGGCTCGCCCTCGCCGTCCTGATCCTCGTCGTACCGCTGGTGGTCGCCTTCACCCTGCGCCCGGCCGTCTTCGCGAACGACGACCGGCTGCGCATCCGCAACCCCTTCCGCGTGATCGTGGTGCCGTGGGGACAGGTCGAGATGTTCCGCTCCACCTTCTCGAACGAGGTGTTCGTCAAGTCCGGCACGAAGTACCAGCTGTGGGCGATCCCGGTCTCCCTGCGCGGCCGCAAGAAGGCGGCGCGGCAGACGGCCCGGCAGGCGGCCCGGCCGTCCGACGCCCGCGGTTCCGGCCGGGGCCTCGGCCTGTTCGGCGGCGGCGGCATGCAGGCGGACGGCTTCGGCGGCCGTACGACCGTCCCGGAGGGGCCCACGCGGGCCGAGACCGACAAGATCATGGACGAACTGCGCGAGATGCAGGAGGCCCGGGGGCAGGCGAAGGCCTCCCAGGGCGAGGTTTCCGTGCGGTGGGCGTACGAGATCATGGGGCCGGCGCTGGCCGGGGCGGTGCTTGTGGCGATTCTGGCGGCGTTGGGGTAA
- a CDS encoding VanZ family protein, translating to MQRQGFVGGDTVLRVRVAGGALLVAHLAFVAWFTLRPLDVPWVVPANLHPFAGIRADLALGGREAALRIGEGLALLAPLGFLLPMVHGRLWASPVGSLIRTCVAGALISLGIELFQTGVPGQVVDIDSLFLNTAGVALAHLVVVPAVRHSLRRRTERRRRTTVRQEEPAQGRTPTIPRVGIAP from the coding sequence GTGCAGCGTCAAGGCTTCGTCGGCGGCGATACCGTCCTACGCGTCCGTGTGGCAGGAGGTGCCCTCCTGGTCGCGCACCTCGCGTTCGTCGCCTGGTTCACGCTGCGGCCGCTGGACGTGCCCTGGGTCGTCCCCGCCAACCTGCACCCCTTCGCCGGCATCCGCGCCGACCTCGCCCTCGGCGGGCGGGAGGCGGCCCTGCGGATCGGCGAAGGGCTCGCGCTGCTGGCCCCGCTGGGCTTCCTGCTCCCGATGGTGCACGGTCGGCTGTGGGCGTCCCCGGTCGGTTCCCTGATCCGCACCTGTGTCGCGGGCGCGCTGATCTCCCTGGGCATTGAGCTGTTCCAGACCGGCGTCCCCGGCCAGGTCGTCGACATCGACTCCCTGTTCCTGAACACCGCGGGCGTCGCCCTCGCGCACCTCGTCGTCGTGCCGGCGGTGCGCCACTCGCTGCGCCGCAGGACCGAGCGGCGCCGGCGCACCACCGTCCGCCAGGAGGAGCCGGCTCAGGGTAGGACCCCGACGATTCCCAGGGTCGGGATCGCCCCGTAG
- the afsQ1 gene encoding two-component system response regulator AfsQ1 yields the protein MPSLLLIEDDDAIRTALELSLTRQGHRVSTAATGEDGLKLLREQRPDLIVLDVMLPGIDGFEVCRRIRRTDQLPIILLTARNDDIDVVVGLESGADDYVVKPIQGRVLDARIRAVLRRGERESTDAASFGSLVIDRAAMTVTKNGEDLQLTPTELRLLLELSRRPGQALSRQQLLRLVWEHDYLGDSRLVDACVQRLRAKVEDVPSSPTLIRTVRGVGYRLDTPQ from the coding sequence GTGCCTTCCCTGTTGCTGATCGAGGACGACGACGCCATCCGTACGGCCCTGGAGCTGAGCCTCACGCGCCAGGGTCACCGGGTGTCCACCGCTGCCACCGGCGAGGACGGCCTCAAACTGCTCCGTGAGCAGCGGCCGGACCTGATCGTGCTGGATGTGATGCTGCCCGGTATCGACGGGTTCGAGGTGTGCCGGCGCATCCGGCGCACGGACCAGCTGCCGATCATCCTGCTGACCGCGCGCAACGACGACATCGACGTGGTCGTCGGCCTGGAGTCCGGCGCCGACGACTATGTCGTCAAGCCGATCCAGGGGCGGGTCCTGGACGCCCGGATCCGGGCCGTGCTGCGGCGCGGTGAACGCGAGTCGACCGACGCGGCGAGCTTCGGCTCCCTGGTCATCGACCGCGCGGCCATGACCGTGACGAAGAACGGCGAGGACCTCCAGCTCACCCCGACCGAGCTCAGGCTGCTCCTTGAGCTGAGCCGGCGGCCCGGCCAGGCGCTGTCCCGCCAGCAGCTGCTGCGGCTCGTGTGGGAGCACGACTACCTCGGTGACTCGCGCCTGGTGGACGCCTGTGTGCAGCGACTGCGCGCCAAGGTCGAGGACGTGCCGTCGTCCCCGACGCTGATCCGTACCGTGCGGGGCGTGGGCTACCGGCTGGACACGCCTCAGTGA
- the deoC gene encoding deoxyribose-phosphate aldolase, translating to MPTTASAAHPLTDVTASDSSLRRFLHGLPGVDAVGLEARAASLGTRSIKTTAKAYAIDLAISMVDLTTLEGADTPGKVRALGAKAVRPDPTDRTSPATAAVCVYPDMVAVAKEAVAGSGVKVASVATAFPAGRAALDVKLADVRDAVAAGADEVDMVIDRGAFLAGRYLKVYDEIVAVREVCGTAARLKVIFETGELSTYDNIRRASWLGMLAGADFIKTSTGKVAVNATPANALLMLEAVRDFRAQTGVQVGVKPAGGIRTTKDAIKFLVLVNETAGEDWLDNHWFRFGASSLLNDLLMQRQKLATGRYSGPDYVTVD from the coding sequence ATGCCCACCACTGCATCAGCCGCACACCCGCTCACGGACGTGACCGCGTCCGACAGCAGTCTGCGCCGGTTCCTTCACGGGCTGCCCGGCGTGGACGCGGTCGGCCTGGAGGCGCGTGCCGCCTCGCTCGGTACGCGTTCCATCAAGACGACCGCGAAGGCGTACGCCATCGACCTCGCCATCTCGATGGTCGACCTGACGACGCTGGAAGGCGCTGACACCCCGGGCAAGGTCCGGGCGCTCGGCGCCAAGGCGGTCCGCCCCGACCCGACCGACCGGACAAGCCCCGCGACCGCGGCCGTCTGCGTCTATCCGGACATGGTGGCCGTCGCCAAGGAGGCCGTCGCCGGTTCCGGCGTCAAGGTCGCCTCCGTGGCCACCGCGTTCCCGGCCGGCCGCGCCGCCCTCGACGTGAAGCTGGCCGACGTGCGCGACGCCGTGGCCGCCGGTGCCGACGAGGTCGACATGGTCATCGACCGCGGGGCGTTCCTCGCGGGCCGGTATCTGAAGGTGTACGACGAGATCGTCGCCGTGCGCGAGGTCTGCGGTACGGCCGCCCGGCTCAAGGTCATCTTCGAGACCGGCGAGCTGTCGACGTACGACAACATCCGCCGCGCGAGCTGGCTCGGCATGCTGGCGGGCGCGGACTTCATCAAGACGTCCACCGGCAAGGTCGCGGTCAACGCCACGCCCGCGAACGCCCTGCTGATGCTGGAGGCGGTGCGCGACTTCCGCGCCCAGACCGGCGTGCAGGTCGGCGTGAAGCCGGCGGGCGGTATCCGCACCACCAAGGACGCGATCAAGTTTCTCGTCCTGGTCAACGAGACCGCCGGCGAGGACTGGCTGGACAACCACTGGTTCCGCTTCGGCGCCTCCTCGCTCCTGAACGACCTGCTGATGCAGCGTCAGAAGCTGGCCACCGGCCGCTACTCCGGCCCCGACTACGTGACGGTGGACTGA